Proteins encoded together in one Bombyx mori chromosome 24, ASM3026992v2 window:
- the LOC101736713 gene encoding sorting nexin-30 — MASESSSAMLDMTDADSDDMDMPTLMDDQEPSPLIMEHGYDIAIKVDAPIKQLSTLETYVTYRVRCVCARWPTPPSVRRRYNHFKVLHKRLSAAHPLTAAPPAPPLHSARQQLDRYSASFVAIRTLALNAFLDRIAKHPILTHSEDFRLFLTTPDEEIDKVFRSENNALNLWGLGSALAYGGDGRHSNGVRVKDPEFSSAVDYLNALQDKLATLCDLTTKLYRGTAALAAEYSSMQRVCDVWSTQCGARCGGTQRGVRGVSAGAGAAGQAAGGRPSPSHRAVLPLLAAYAAAQADKIRQRDRMHAEYVSGTDTSDDLQNRVEEATEALRSELWSWTAKTHQDIKGVLAYIATRQVSVLAQSLQGWEQALRVATDTSVHHLFQTVSKNGVRNLSPTTSAAPHASPQADPLRPDSPDGTDT, encoded by the exons ATGGCCAGTGAAAGCAGTTCAGCAATGCTGGACATGACAGATGCTGACTCCGACGATATGGACATGCCGACTCTCATGGACGATCAGGAGCCATCACCGCTCATCATGGAGCACGGCTATGACATTGCAATTAAG GTCGATGCCCCCATAAAACAGCTGTCGACCCTCGAGACGTATGTGACGTACCGGGTGCGTTGCGTGTGCGCGCGGTGGCCGACCCCGCCCAGCGTGAGACGACGGTACAATCACTTTAAG GTGCTGCACAAGCGGCTGTCGGCGGCGCACCCCCTCACCGCGgcgccccccgcgcccccgCTGCACTCCGCGCGCCAGCAGCTCGACAGATACTCGGCGTCGTTTGTCGCCATAAGGACCTTAGCCCTCAACGCGTTTCTAG ATCGCATCGCCAAACATCCGATCCTGACACACAGCGAAGACTTCAGATTGTTTCTGACCACGCCAGATGAGGAAATCGATAAG GTGTTCCGGAGTGAGAATAACGCGTTGAATCTGTGGGGGCTGGGCAGCGCGCTAGCGTACGGTGGGGACGGGCGTCACTCCAACGGAGTCCG AGTAAAAGATCCAGAGTTTTCATCGGCAGTCGACTACCTGAACGCTCTACAAGACAAGCTGGCCACCCTCTGTGATCTGACCACGAAACTATACAGGGGGACCGCCGCCCTCGCCGCCGAGTACTCGAG CATGCAGCGCGTGTGCGACGTGTGGTCGACGCAGTGCGGGGCGCGGTGCGGGGGAACGCAGCGGGGCGTGCGGGGGGTGtcggcgggcgcgggggcggcggGGCAGGCGGCGGGGGGGCGGCCCTCCCCCTCCCACCGCGCCGTGCTGCCCCTGCTGGCCGCCTACGCCGCGGCCCAGGCCGATAAGATAAGGCAGCGGGACAGGATGCACG CGGAATACGTGTCTGGGACGGACACCAGCGACGACCTGCAGAACAG AGTCGAGGAGGCGACCGAGGCTCTGCGCAGTGAGCTCTGGTCGTGGACCGCCAAGACCCATCAGGACATCAAGGGCGTCCTGGCGTACATAGCCACCAGACAGGTGTCGGTGCTAGCGCAGTCGCTGCAGGGCTGGGAGCAGGCGCTCCGCGTGGCCACCGACACGAGCGTCCACCATTTGTTCCAGACGGTCTCCAAGAATGGCGTCCGCAACTTGTCCCCCACCACGTCGGCGGCCCCCCACGCGTCCCCCCAAGCGGACCCCCTGCGCCCCGACTCGCCCGACGGCACGGACACCTAA
- the LOC101745670 gene encoding uncharacterized protein LOC101745670 isoform X2, translating into MFRTCCVLGCGVTSTQDIIFFDFPTSRLLRQRWLKVIAPSCKITLESGLCSKHFAKTDYEYIRGKVRLKRKVVPTLFIKDTSVKTRTEDLIENSISDKTEKSNNNIDNKSVITNDKIKTVHKNNKKTKKNIDKICEKLIINKNNKLDASVNNGIADVLGHTPNGPSVCADSKITNETLVHGVVESTSETHSDKHTEIDSSDNNVNSVSDSVDKFTVNTSDECSKNVINSKTDINSDENVISNKIANKSAPASESAGKPTGVRTRRGRPVGPGAPVVRVSTDSADSGTDSASEVSLRSTNDYGRKIGTAHVEPDKQDIEELLTNYQIVKSKPRRLASPPPPAHPAPHPADDVQEVPVHSAKLKEKDPVYIEIAVGQEGAARSDCLLVMESVQVELDPATLMLPDRDDDCANSKEDPISLLTSSDEDDVIIQEPKIDTVELSSETDEDDVPLVRLARPGSPDNLARIFWGVYRNYCLQCKYSAADELDYRRHVRAHQTVLHVCHTCGYTTASRPQLERHSRKHAADKKFKCHLCDFKAKHHMSLIYHMKSHSKTKVLDLDENEGRKKRRYSCLECTYSTDRWSDLNRHRSRRHPPSDTDDDCQPK; encoded by the exons ATGTTCCGTACGTGCTGCGTACTCGGCTGCGGGGTCACATCTACTCAGGACATCATATTTTTCGA TTTCCCGACGAGTCGTCTCCTCCGCCAGCGATGGCTCAAGGTCATAGCGCCGTCCTGCAAGATAACCCTGGAATCGGGACTGTGCAGCAAACACTTCGCCAAAACGGACTACGAGTACATCAGAGGGAAGGTCAGGCTCAAAAGGAAGGTGGTGCCAACGTTATTTATAAAAGAT ACAAGCGTCAAAACACGAACAGAAGATTTAATAGAAAACTCAATTAGTGATAAAACTGagaaatctaataataatattgataataagAGCGTAAtaacaaatgacaaaattaaaacggtacataaaaacaacaaaaaaacaaaaaaaaacatcgacaaaatatgtgaaaaattgataataaataaaaataacaaattagaTGCAAGCGTTAATAATGGCATAGCTGATGTCCTCGGTCACACCCCCAATGGGCCAAGTGTTTGTGCTGACAGCAAAATTACAAACGAGACCCTGGTTCATGGAGTTGTCGAGAGCACCAGTGAGACACATTCCGATAAACATACTGAAATTGACAGTAGTGATAATAATGTTAACAGTGTTAGTGACAGTGTCGATAAGTTTACCGTAAACACGAGTGATGAGTGCAGTAAAAACGTAATTAACTCCAAAACGGACATTAATAGTGACGAGAATgttataagtaataaaatagcaaATAAAAGTGCCCCGGCTAGTGAGAGTGCTGGTAAGCCTACTGGTGTCCGTACACGGAGGGGCCGCCCTGTGGGTCCCGGAGCCCCCGTCGTCCGCGTGAGCACAGACTCAGCTGACAGCGGGACTGATTCAGCAAGTGAAGTCAGTCTCCGATCAACCAATGATTATGGAAGGAAGAT AGGCACAGCTCACGTCGAACCCGACAAACAGGACATTGAGGAGTTGCTAACCAACTACCAGATCGTGAAATCGAAGCCGCGGCGCCTGGCCAGCCCGCCGCCCCCCGCGCACCCCGCGCCCCACCCCGCCGACGACGTGCAAGAAGTCCCGGTACACAGTGCCAAGCTTAAGGAAAAGGATCCGGTGTATATAGAGATAGCCGTGGGACAAG AGGGCGCGGCGCGCAGTGACTGTCTGCTGGTGATGGAGAGCGTGCAGGTAGAGCTCGACCCGGCCACGCTCATGCTGCCGGACCGCGACGACGACTGCGCCAACAG CAAGGAGGACCCGATCAGTCTGTTGACGTCGAGCGACGAGGACGACGTCATCATCCAGGAGCCGAAGATCGACACCGTCGAGCTCTCCTCGGAGACGGACGAGGACGACGTCCCCCTGGTTCGGCTGGCGCGGCCCGGCAGCCCCGATAACCTGGCGCGCATCTTCTGGGGCGTCTACCGAAACTACTGTCTGCAGTGCAAGTACAGCGCCGCCGACGAGCTGGACTACCGGCGGCACGTGCGCGCGCACCAGACCGTCCTGCACGTGTGCCACACGTGCGGCTACACCACCGCCTCCAGGCCGCAGCTGGAGCGACACTCCCGCAAGCACGCAGCCGACAAAAAGTTCAAGTGCCACCTGTGCGACTTCAAGGCGAAGCACCACATGAGCCTCATCTACCACATGAAGAGCCACTCCAAAACCAAGGTACTGGATCTCGACGAAAACGAGGGTAGGAAGAAGCGGAGGTACTCGTGTTTGGAGTGCACTTACTCCACGGATCGCTGGTCTGATCTGAACAGACATCGCAGCCGTAGACACCCGCCCAGCGATACAGATGACGACTGCCAACCGAAATAA
- the LOC101745670 gene encoding uncharacterized protein LOC101745670 isoform X1 yields MFRTCCVLGCGVTSTQDIIFFDFPTSRLLRQRWLKVIAPSCKITLESGLCSKHFAKTDYEYIRGKVRLKRKVVPTLFIKDTSVKTRTEDLIENSISDKTEKSNNNIDNKSVITNDKIKTVHKNNKKTKKNIDKICEKLIINKNNKLDASVNNGIADVLGHTPNGPSVCADSKITNETLVHGVVESTSETHSDKHTEIDSSDNNVNSVSDSVDKFTVNTSDECSKNVINSKTDINSDENVISNKIANKSAPASESAGKPTGVRTRRGRPVGPGAPVVRVSTDSADSGTDSASEVSLRSTNDYGRKIGTAHVEPDKQDIEELLTNYQIVKSKPRRLASPPPPAHPAPHPADDVQEVPVHSAKLKEKDPVYIEIAVGQEGAARSDCLLVMESVQVELDPATLMLPDRDDDCANSSKEDPISLLTSSDEDDVIIQEPKIDTVELSSETDEDDVPLVRLARPGSPDNLARIFWGVYRNYCLQCKYSAADELDYRRHVRAHQTVLHVCHTCGYTTASRPQLERHSRKHAADKKFKCHLCDFKAKHHMSLIYHMKSHSKTKVLDLDENEGRKKRRYSCLECTYSTDRWSDLNRHRSRRHPPSDTDDDCQPK; encoded by the exons ATGTTCCGTACGTGCTGCGTACTCGGCTGCGGGGTCACATCTACTCAGGACATCATATTTTTCGA TTTCCCGACGAGTCGTCTCCTCCGCCAGCGATGGCTCAAGGTCATAGCGCCGTCCTGCAAGATAACCCTGGAATCGGGACTGTGCAGCAAACACTTCGCCAAAACGGACTACGAGTACATCAGAGGGAAGGTCAGGCTCAAAAGGAAGGTGGTGCCAACGTTATTTATAAAAGAT ACAAGCGTCAAAACACGAACAGAAGATTTAATAGAAAACTCAATTAGTGATAAAACTGagaaatctaataataatattgataataagAGCGTAAtaacaaatgacaaaattaaaacggtacataaaaacaacaaaaaaacaaaaaaaaacatcgacaaaatatgtgaaaaattgataataaataaaaataacaaattagaTGCAAGCGTTAATAATGGCATAGCTGATGTCCTCGGTCACACCCCCAATGGGCCAAGTGTTTGTGCTGACAGCAAAATTACAAACGAGACCCTGGTTCATGGAGTTGTCGAGAGCACCAGTGAGACACATTCCGATAAACATACTGAAATTGACAGTAGTGATAATAATGTTAACAGTGTTAGTGACAGTGTCGATAAGTTTACCGTAAACACGAGTGATGAGTGCAGTAAAAACGTAATTAACTCCAAAACGGACATTAATAGTGACGAGAATgttataagtaataaaatagcaaATAAAAGTGCCCCGGCTAGTGAGAGTGCTGGTAAGCCTACTGGTGTCCGTACACGGAGGGGCCGCCCTGTGGGTCCCGGAGCCCCCGTCGTCCGCGTGAGCACAGACTCAGCTGACAGCGGGACTGATTCAGCAAGTGAAGTCAGTCTCCGATCAACCAATGATTATGGAAGGAAGAT AGGCACAGCTCACGTCGAACCCGACAAACAGGACATTGAGGAGTTGCTAACCAACTACCAGATCGTGAAATCGAAGCCGCGGCGCCTGGCCAGCCCGCCGCCCCCCGCGCACCCCGCGCCCCACCCCGCCGACGACGTGCAAGAAGTCCCGGTACACAGTGCCAAGCTTAAGGAAAAGGATCCGGTGTATATAGAGATAGCCGTGGGACAAG AGGGCGCGGCGCGCAGTGACTGTCTGCTGGTGATGGAGAGCGTGCAGGTAGAGCTCGACCCGGCCACGCTCATGCTGCCGGACCGCGACGACGACTGCGCCAACAG CAGCAAGGAGGACCCGATCAGTCTGTTGACGTCGAGCGACGAGGACGACGTCATCATCCAGGAGCCGAAGATCGACACCGTCGAGCTCTCCTCGGAGACGGACGAGGACGACGTCCCCCTGGTTCGGCTGGCGCGGCCCGGCAGCCCCGATAACCTGGCGCGCATCTTCTGGGGCGTCTACCGAAACTACTGTCTGCAGTGCAAGTACAGCGCCGCCGACGAGCTGGACTACCGGCGGCACGTGCGCGCGCACCAGACCGTCCTGCACGTGTGCCACACGTGCGGCTACACCACCGCCTCCAGGCCGCAGCTGGAGCGACACTCCCGCAAGCACGCAGCCGACAAAAAGTTCAAGTGCCACCTGTGCGACTTCAAGGCGAAGCACCACATGAGCCTCATCTACCACATGAAGAGCCACTCCAAAACCAAGGTACTGGATCTCGACGAAAACGAGGGTAGGAAGAAGCGGAGGTACTCGTGTTTGGAGTGCACTTACTCCACGGATCGCTGGTCTGATCTGAACAGACATCGCAGCCGTAGACACCCGCCCAGCGATACAGATGACGACTGCCAACCGAAATAA
- the Cdk9 gene encoding cyclin dependent kinase 9, with protein sequence MQSVSAPREPTQPVLSTTSTILNMREKEKYIEEFDFPFCDESSKYEKVAKIGQGTFGEVFKARARNSSKKFVAMKKVLMDNEKEGFPITALREIKILQLLKHENVVNLIEICRTKATVHNKYRSTFYLVFDFCEHDLAGLLSNVNVKFSLGEIKKVMQQLLNGLYYIHSNKILHRDMKAANVLITKNGTLKLADFGLARAFSVAKSGQANKYTNRVVTLWYRPPELLLGDRNYGPPVDMWGAGCIMAEMWTRSPIMQGPTEQQQLILISQLCGSCTPDVWPGVENLDLYNKMELPKGQKRKVKERLKPYVKDPYGCDLLDKLLQLDPAKRYDADTALNHDFFWTDPMPCDLGNMLAQHTQSMFEYLAPPRRPAHLRHHHHAAPPAKPPLDSGYQDRVF encoded by the exons ATGCAAAGCGTAAGTGCTCCGCGGGAGCCCACGCAACCAGTTTTAAGCACAACTTCAACTATATTAAACATGAGGGAAAAGGAGAAATACATAGAGGAATTCGACTTTCCCTTCTGCGACGAGTCTTCCAAATACGAAAAAGTAGCTAAAATCGGACAAGGAACATTCGGTGAAGTGTTCAAAGCGCGCGCGAGAAACAGTAGCAAAAAGTTTGTTGCCATGAAAAAAGTCTTAATGGACAATGAAAAAGAGGGTTTCCCGATCACGGCCCTGCGGGAAATAAAGATCTTGCAGCTCTTAAAACACGAAAACGTTGTAAACTTGATAGAAATATGCCGCACGAAGGCTACGGTTCACAATAAATACCGTTCCACTTTCTATTTGGTGTTCGACTTCTGCGAACACGATCTAGCTGGCCTGCTATCGAACGTGAATGTTAAGTTCAGTCTCggcgaaataaaaaaagtcatgcAACAATTACTGAACGGACTTTATTACATACACAGCAACAAAATACTCCACAGAGACATGAAGGCTGCCAATGTACTAATAACAAAGAATGGAACATTAAAACTGGCTGACTTTGGACTTGCTCGAGCATTCAGCGTCGCAAAGTCTGGACAAGCCAATAAATATACTAATCGTGTTGTTACTTTGTGGTATAGGCCTCCAGAATTGCTGTTAG GTGACCGTAACTACGGTCCACCAGTGGACATGTGGGGAGCCGGATGTATCATGGCTGAAATGTGGACTCGCTCCCCGATCATGCAG GGTCCGACAGAACAGCAGCAGCTGATATTAATATCGCAGCTGTGCGGTTCCTGTACACCTGATGTCTGGCCCGGAGTGGAGAACTTGGATCTTTACAACAAAATGGAGTTGCCAAAGGGTCAAAAGAGGAAAGTCAAG GAAAGACTGAAACCATATGTGAAGGATCCCTACGGCTGTGACTTATTGGACAAACTGCTGCAGTTAGATCCTGCCAAGCG CTATGACGCGGACACGGCCCTTAACCACGACTTCTTCTGGACGGACCCCATGCCGTGCGACCTCGGCAACATGCTCGCGCAGCACACGCAGAGCATGTTCGAGTACCTGGCGCCCCCGCGGCGCCCCGCCCACCTGCGCCACCACCACCacgccgcgccgcccgccaaGCCGCCCCTCGACTCCGGCTACCAGGACCGCGTGTTCTGA